From a single Sphingomonas sp. OV641 genomic region:
- a CDS encoding calcium-binding protein gives MAEYYGDDSDNNSFGTSGDDIAYGYGGNDYLRGAAGDDILYGGAGDDILRGGEGIDRLYGGSGFDRVSFADAGTQGVIVDLRRQLIINDGFGNREKIVSIEALGASTRFRDIFHGDDGKNMLLGNQGDRLFGHGGNDQIQIDGIVDTVVDGGEGRDLLALLGDQTVFSTDGSQEQLAATSRVVVDLSRGLIADDGFGGTGRIRGIEDFSFYALTGGRVTGSDTANRLEGGNGDDRLMGLGGGDELVGGGGSDQLFGDNGNDVLIGGLGKDQLTGGQGADIFVFAGFSFVGFHIDEQGQQFEEYFLPGDSGASQKDADRIMDFSSRQGDIIDLSAVDAVANLDSANLPDDAFTWLGTGAFTGAGGEARYQIRNGNTFVLLDIGGDRGGEMVIRLDGEHVLTASDFIL, from the coding sequence ATGGCTGAATATTACGGCGACGATTCCGACAACAACTCCTTCGGTACGAGCGGCGACGACATTGCTTATGGCTATGGCGGAAACGATTATCTGCGCGGTGCGGCCGGCGATGACATCCTTTACGGTGGCGCCGGCGACGACATTCTGCGCGGTGGCGAGGGTATCGACCGGCTGTACGGCGGATCGGGCTTCGATCGAGTGAGCTTCGCTGATGCGGGAACACAGGGCGTGATCGTCGACCTGCGGCGGCAGCTCATCATCAACGACGGTTTCGGCAATCGCGAAAAGATCGTCTCGATCGAAGCGCTCGGCGCCAGCACCCGCTTCCGCGACATCTTCCATGGCGATGATGGCAAAAACATGCTCCTGGGCAATCAAGGCGATCGCCTGTTCGGCCACGGCGGCAATGATCAAATTCAGATCGACGGGATCGTCGACACGGTGGTGGATGGCGGCGAAGGGCGCGACCTCCTCGCGCTTCTCGGCGACCAGACCGTCTTCTCGACCGACGGCAGCCAGGAACAGCTCGCGGCAACGTCGCGCGTCGTGGTCGACCTGTCGCGTGGGCTGATCGCGGACGATGGCTTTGGCGGCACCGGGCGCATCCGCGGCATCGAGGATTTCAGTTTCTACGCCCTGACCGGCGGGCGCGTGACCGGATCGGACACGGCGAACCGGCTCGAAGGCGGCAATGGCGATGATCGCCTGATGGGGCTCGGCGGCGGCGACGAACTCGTTGGCGGCGGCGGCAGCGATCAGCTGTTCGGCGACAATGGCAATGACGTGCTGATCGGCGGCCTGGGCAAGGATCAGCTGACCGGCGGTCAAGGTGCCGACATCTTTGTCTTTGCGGGCTTTTCCTTTGTCGGCTTTCACATCGACGAGCAGGGGCAGCAGTTCGAGGAATATTTCCTCCCGGGCGACAGCGGCGCGTCTCAGAAAGACGCCGACCGGATCATGGATTTCAGCAGCAGGCAGGGAGATATCATCGACCTGTCCGCGGTCGACGCAGTGGCGAACCTGGACAGCGCCAACCTGCCCGACGATGCCTTCACCTGGCTGGGCACCGGCGCCTTTACCGGCGCGGGCGGCGAGGCGCGCTACCAGATCCGCAACGGCAACACCTTCGTGCTGCTCGACATTGGTGGTGATCGGGGCGGCGAAATGGTGATCCGGCTGGACGGCGAGCATGTGCTGACCGCGTCGGATTTCATCCTCTGA
- a CDS encoding fimbria/pilus periplasmic chaperone, with protein sequence MFNHARRALGLAGFAIAASAGTSALAYDLKPIVIQLAPSGARAAQTAVITNTHDVPIAIEVKAFQRAQKPDGSDTLTADDENIIVSPPQMVIPPKSSQSFRVQWVGDTAPTTELAFRIVTEQLPIQFKEQVRSDLTADVTMRYRYEAALYVMPENRQAKATLAGVAAVKNAAGEDELELRIKSEGTSRAILDRPVLELSADGTPHRLEGEAVKSLAGLNILPGVERVVRIAMPADLKGHALSGKLTTQYITLN encoded by the coding sequence ATGTTCAACCATGCACGCCGGGCGCTTGGCCTGGCCGGCTTCGCCATCGCCGCCAGCGCCGGCACGTCCGCGCTCGCTTATGATCTGAAGCCCATCGTGATCCAGCTTGCGCCATCGGGCGCGCGCGCCGCGCAGACGGCGGTGATCACCAACACTCATGACGTGCCGATCGCCATCGAGGTAAAGGCGTTTCAGCGCGCGCAGAAACCGGACGGGTCCGATACGCTGACGGCCGATGACGAGAATATCATCGTCTCCCCGCCGCAGATGGTGATCCCGCCCAAGTCGTCGCAAAGCTTTCGCGTGCAATGGGTCGGCGACACCGCCCCCACCACCGAGCTTGCCTTTCGCATCGTCACCGAACAGCTGCCGATCCAGTTCAAGGAACAGGTGCGCAGCGATCTGACCGCCGATGTGACGATGCGGTACCGCTATGAAGCGGCGCTCTATGTCATGCCGGAGAACCGCCAGGCGAAGGCGACGCTGGCCGGCGTCGCCGCGGTGAAGAATGCCGCCGGCGAGGACGAGCTGGAATTGCGCATCAAGTCCGAAGGCACCAGCCGCGCGATCCTTGACCGCCCGGTGCTGGAGCTGAGCGCGGACGGCACGCCGCATCGTCTGGAAGGGGAGGCGGTGAAATCGCTGGCCGGGCTGAACATCCTGCCCGGCGTGGAGCGGGTGGTGCGGATCGCCATGCCCGCCGATCTCAAGGGTCACGCCCTCTCCGGCAAGCTGACCACCCAGTATATCACGCTGAACTAG
- a CDS encoding multidrug efflux SMR transporter, which produces MAWVILGCAVVTEIIWALSLKWAAVQGGWQASIVPITLSFVNMGLLALAMRGLSAGTAYAVWTGLGAVGVTIFGVMLFGERLSAVQIGFLALIIIGVVGTKLFAPQ; this is translated from the coding sequence TTGGCGTGGGTCATCCTCGGCTGTGCCGTTGTAACCGAGATCATCTGGGCATTGAGCCTGAAATGGGCGGCCGTGCAGGGCGGCTGGCAGGCATCGATCGTGCCGATCACGCTCAGTTTCGTGAACATGGGGCTGCTCGCGCTGGCGATGCGCGGCCTCTCCGCCGGCACGGCTTATGCCGTCTGGACCGGGCTTGGCGCGGTGGGCGTCACCATCTTTGGCGTGATGCTGTTCGGCGAACGGCTGAGCGCGGTGCAGATCGGCTTTCTCGCGCTGATCATCATCGGCGTGGTCGGCACCAAGCTGTTCGCGCCGCAATAA
- a CDS encoding AAA family ATPase, translated as MNAITSQIGDLAEAGERMIERLRRKAFLPESRKGLNVRFGIAEAAALLGCSTNRIRMAEDDGRLPPPPASESGRRLGYTVEEMLHMRQVLGASPARAPLDVPAIIAVQNFKGGVGKSTVTTHLAHYFAVQGYRVLVVDCDSQATTTTLFGFNPHFNITREETLYPYLSIDPTEADLGYAVKRTPWPNVDLIPSNLELFDVEYELAAAGSNGQSVLAARFRKLKQGLVDLARDYDVVILDPPPALGTISLAVMQAANALLVPLAATTPDFCSTVQFLSMMDQVLRQLEGAGIQVDYSFVRLICSKFDANDPSHAMVRAIMEQSFGPALLPVPILDSAEISHAALRMMTVYELEKPIGTPKTHKRCRTNLDEALGQIEQLVRQGWGRVAPAREEDVIHAAA; from the coding sequence ATGAATGCAATCACCAGCCAGATCGGCGATCTTGCCGAGGCCGGCGAGCGGATGATCGAACGGCTGCGGCGCAAGGCGTTCCTGCCGGAAAGCCGCAAGGGCCTCAACGTCCGCTTCGGCATTGCCGAGGCCGCCGCGCTGCTCGGCTGCTCGACCAATCGCATCCGCATGGCCGAGGACGACGGCCGCCTCCCCCCACCCCCCGCCAGCGAGAGCGGCCGGCGGCTCGGCTATACGGTGGAGGAAATGCTCCACATGCGCCAGGTGCTGGGCGCCTCCCCTGCCCGCGCGCCGCTGGACGTGCCGGCGATCATCGCGGTGCAGAATTTCAAGGGCGGCGTCGGCAAATCCACCGTCACCACGCATCTGGCGCATTATTTCGCGGTGCAGGGCTATCGCGTGCTGGTGGTGGATTGCGACAGCCAGGCGACCACCACCACCCTGTTCGGCTTCAACCCGCATTTCAACATCACGCGGGAGGAAACGCTCTACCCCTATCTGTCGATCGACCCGACCGAGGCGGATCTTGGCTATGCGGTGAAGCGCACGCCCTGGCCGAACGTCGATCTGATCCCGTCCAACCTCGAATTGTTCGACGTGGAATATGAGCTGGCGGCGGCGGGCTCCAATGGACAATCCGTGTTGGCGGCTCGATTTCGCAAGCTGAAACAAGGGCTTGTCGATCTTGCGCGGGATTATGACGTGGTCATTCTCGATCCCCCGCCCGCGCTCGGCACGATCAGCCTGGCGGTGATGCAGGCGGCCAATGCGCTGCTGGTGCCGCTGGCGGCGACGACGCCCGATTTCTGCTCCACCGTGCAATTCCTGTCGATGATGGATCAGGTGCTGCGCCAGCTCGAAGGCGCCGGGATCCAGGTGGATTACAGCTTCGTCCGTCTGATCTGTTCCAAGTTCGACGCGAATGATCCCAGCCACGCCATGGTCCGCGCGATCATGGAGCAAAGCTTCGGCCCGGCGCTGCTGCCGGTGCCGATCCTCGATTCGGCCGAGATCAGCCACGCCGCGCTGCGCATGATGACGGTCTATGAGCTGGAAAAGCCGATCGGCACGCCCAAGACGCACAAGCGCTGCCGCACCAATCTGGACGAGGCGCTGGGGCAGATCGAGCAGCTCGTCCGCCAGGGCTGGGGCCGCGTGGCGCCGGCGCGCGAGGAGGATGTGATTCATGCCGCGGCATAG
- a CDS encoding replication initiator protein A yields the protein MSKAGRASVSNQFDLFLPYVADLALRDQREMMERPFFSLAKSKRVKPIDYRSPDGKLWVHVSANPDYGMATIWDADILIYCASVLADMARRGVNDVPRKLHLMPYDLLRAIGRPTTGRAYELLGQALDRLVATTIKTNIRADASPEPASGRGRREATFSWLDGWTQLVDEKTERSRGMTIELSNWFWEGVMMTGGVLSIDRAYFDLTGGRERWLYKVARKHAGGAGEAGFAISMPTLFEKSGAEGQYRRFKFEIAKIAEKDPLPGYSLAIEQPADKREPMLRMRRRADGGPSARAAGADTGKRTSRGKAVPPQTETAEAVTGETVEGAAPAKVAASPALPLDHVARDGGEGGGAPDTRASVAAGAIMAPSPAQRFPGETPSPERIAELSATAAMIRRSVKSLAHRASAGDLTDATLATLKAECPGWDYQALHEEFRQWLAADPARTPVSYQNAFIGFVKRWDAKHRHHLGR from the coding sequence ATGAGCAAGGCTGGCCGCGCGTCCGTCTCGAACCAGTTCGACCTCTTCCTCCCTTATGTCGCCGATCTCGCGCTGCGCGACCAGCGCGAGATGATGGAGCGCCCCTTCTTCAGCCTGGCGAAGTCGAAGCGGGTGAAGCCGATCGACTACCGAAGCCCCGACGGCAAGCTGTGGGTCCATGTGTCGGCCAATCCCGATTACGGCATGGCGACGATCTGGGATGCCGACATCCTGATCTATTGCGCCAGCGTGCTGGCCGACATGGCGAGGCGCGGGGTCAACGACGTGCCTCGCAAGCTGCATCTCATGCCCTATGACCTGCTGCGCGCGATCGGGCGGCCGACCACGGGACGGGCCTATGAGCTGCTCGGCCAGGCACTCGACCGGTTGGTCGCGACGACGATCAAGACCAACATTCGTGCCGACGCCTCACCTGAGCCGGCCTCCGGCAGGGGGCGCCGAGAGGCGACGTTCAGCTGGCTCGATGGCTGGACGCAGCTGGTGGACGAGAAGACCGAGCGATCGCGCGGCATGACGATCGAGCTTTCCAACTGGTTCTGGGAAGGCGTGATGATGACGGGCGGCGTGCTCAGCATCGATCGCGCCTATTTCGACCTGACCGGTGGGCGCGAACGCTGGCTCTACAAGGTCGCGCGCAAGCACGCGGGCGGCGCCGGAGAGGCCGGTTTCGCCATTTCCATGCCGACGCTGTTCGAAAAGTCGGGCGCGGAAGGCCAGTATCGCCGCTTCAAGTTCGAGATCGCCAAGATTGCCGAGAAGGACCCCCTGCCCGGCTATTCGCTTGCGATCGAGCAGCCCGCCGACAAGCGCGAGCCGATGCTGCGGATGCGGCGGCGGGCGGATGGCGGCCCCTCGGCACGCGCCGCGGGTGCGGACACGGGCAAGCGGACGTCGCGGGGCAAGGCCGTGCCGCCGCAGACAGAGACGGCCGAGGCAGTGACGGGCGAGACGGTGGAGGGCGCCGCGCCGGCGAAGGTCGCGGCCTCCCCTGCCCTGCCGCTCGACCATGTGGCGCGCGACGGCGGCGAAGGCGGGGGCGCCCCGGACACGCGCGCCAGCGTGGCCGCGGGCGCCATCATGGCCCCCTCGCCTGCCCAGCGTTTCCCCGGGGAAACACCCTCGCCCGAGCGTATTGCGGAGCTCTCCGCCACTGCCGCCATGATCCGGCGATCGGTGAAGAGCCTCGCCCATCGCGCCAGCGCCGGCGACCTGACCGATGCGACGCTTGCGACGCTGAAGGCGGAATGCCCGGGCTGGGATTATCAGGCGCTGCACGAGGAATTCCGCCAGTGGCTCGCCGCCGATCCTGCCCGTACGCCGGTGAGCTACCAGAATGCCTTTATCGGTTTCGTGAAGCGCTGGGACGCCAAGCACCGCCACCATCTCGGCCGCTGA
- a CDS encoding PaaX, whose amino-acid sequence MLHDWRDPVSPRSLALWLLSTAAPQPLPAATLIGRGAIFGIEPAAVRVALGRLVREGMAQQPERGVYALGPAAAALHAKARGWMRVEESVRPWTGAWLLVLTHALGRTDRARLQRREHALRLTGFAHAGAGTWVRADNLAQDAAALRTTLAGLGLEGEAPLLAGCMAEPGQDRDFRALWPAATLEAGYDHWLAEMAASTDRVRQMATRDAARETYLLGQSVLRAINSDPLLPAELVDVGRRGAMVAAMRRYNDMALTHWSRIA is encoded by the coding sequence ATGTTACATGACTGGCGCGATCCGGTGTCGCCGCGCTCGCTGGCGCTGTGGCTGCTGTCCACCGCCGCGCCACAGCCGCTGCCGGCAGCGACGCTGATCGGGCGCGGGGCGATCTTCGGCATCGAGCCGGCGGCGGTGCGCGTCGCGCTGGGGCGGCTGGTGCGCGAGGGCATGGCGCAGCAGCCCGAACGCGGCGTCTATGCGCTGGGGCCGGCGGCGGCGGCGCTCCATGCCAAGGCGCGCGGCTGGATGCGGGTGGAGGAAAGCGTGCGGCCCTGGACGGGCGCATGGCTGCTGGTGCTGACCCATGCGCTCGGCCGTACCGATCGCGCGCGGCTGCAGCGCCGGGAGCATGCGCTTCGCCTCACCGGCTTTGCCCATGCCGGCGCGGGCACCTGGGTGCGCGCCGACAATCTGGCGCAAGACGCCGCCGCGCTGCGCACCACGCTCGCCGGGCTGGGGCTGGAAGGGGAGGCGCCGCTTCTCGCCGGCTGCATGGCGGAGCCGGGGCAGGACCGCGATTTCCGTGCTTTATGGCCCGCCGCGACGCTGGAGGCAGGCTATGATCATTGGCTGGCCGAAATGGCGGCGAGCACCGATCGCGTGCGGCAAATGGCCACCAGAGATGCCGCGCGCGAAACCTATCTCTTGGGCCAATCCGTGCTGCGCGCGATCAATTCCGATCCCTTGCTGCCGGCCGAGCTGGTCGATGTCGGCCGGCGCGGGGCCATGGTGGCGGCCATGCGGCGCTACAACGACATGGCGCTGACGCACTGGAGCCGGATCGCATGA
- a CDS encoding diguanylate cyclase, translating to MRFDLFTLYVLAIGTLILSVALTLWEGQARPQRRRELQLFAAGYAMLAAGCVIAIIRQGVLGSALGNLTFVSGYLLVLNGVAAINGRRYAGLSVAMLVALALAWMAGGSRWEADLWSYIGGIPIVVAVGLTAWEMIRCRPLRALRSHPLVVALLAMHTLFYAGRLFVLPLLEAWLGPAVIAGVAKLTMYEGVLYSVGMPMALLAVVREESHAQLLESSRRDFLTGLGNRQWFFEQGERLLRQRAADEPVALLAFDLDHFKSINDRHGHAMGDEILKAFARIARHTLGPEAALARIGGEEFVALLPGYERTHARDIGRVLAARFAEAVPRDPRSAGVEATVSIGVAAFGGGGTTLGDMLSSADRALYLAKERGRNRIELDMPLALAPAC from the coding sequence ATGCGTTTTGACCTCTTCACCCTCTATGTCCTCGCCATCGGCACGCTGATCCTCAGCGTGGCGCTGACGCTGTGGGAGGGTCAGGCTCGTCCGCAGCGGCGGCGCGAGCTGCAGCTGTTCGCCGCTGGCTATGCCATGCTTGCCGCCGGCTGCGTGATCGCCATCATCCGCCAGGGCGTGCTTGGCTCGGCGCTAGGTAATCTCACCTTTGTCAGCGGCTATCTGCTGGTGCTGAACGGCGTCGCGGCGATCAACGGCCGGCGCTATGCCGGGCTGTCGGTGGCCATGCTGGTCGCGTTGGCGCTGGCCTGGATGGCGGGGGGCAGCCGCTGGGAAGCGGACCTGTGGAGCTATATCGGCGGGATCCCGATCGTCGTCGCGGTGGGGCTGACGGCGTGGGAAATGATCCGCTGCCGCCCGCTCCGCGCGCTGCGCTCGCACCCGCTCGTCGTGGCGCTGCTGGCGATGCACACCCTGTTCTACGCCGGGCGGCTCTTCGTCCTTCCCTTGCTTGAGGCGTGGCTTGGCCCGGCGGTGATCGCCGGCGTGGCGAAGCTGACTATGTATGAAGGCGTGCTTTATTCGGTCGGCATGCCAATGGCGCTGCTGGCGGTGGTTCGCGAGGAATCGCACGCGCAGCTGCTGGAATCCTCGCGCCGCGATTTCCTGACGGGCCTGGGCAACCGGCAATGGTTCTTCGAACAGGGCGAGCGGCTGCTGCGCCAGCGCGCCGCGGACGAGCCGGTGGCGCTGCTCGCGTTCGATCTCGATCACTTCAAATCGATCAACGACCGCCACGGCCATGCGATGGGGGACGAGATCCTGAAAGCGTTCGCCCGCATCGCGCGCCACACGCTGGGGCCCGAGGCGGCGCTGGCGCGGATCGGCGGCGAGGAGTTCGTGGCGCTGCTGCCCGGCTATGAGCGGACCCATGCGCGCGACATCGGCCGCGTGCTGGCCGCGCGCTTCGCCGAGGCGGTGCCGCGCGACCCGCGCTCCGCCGGGGTGGAGGCGACCGTCAGCATCGGCGTGGCGGCGTTCGGCGGGGGCGGCACGACGCTGGGCGACATGCTCTCCTCCGCCGATCGCGCGCTCTATCTGGCCAAGGAGCGCGGGCGCAATCGCATCGAACTGGACATGCCGCTGGCGCTCGCGCCGGCCTGCTGA
- a CDS encoding LuxR C-terminal-related transcriptional regulator, translated as MQDALRAVLLCTNNIWREAIVAALRIQNIEVLPARAAPGGHGFAATNDDGPAGADRIPDVALIAADHDPADLAQGMAALPIANWVVIGGQAQQPLVAQLQAAGRSVSLASPALDGRQLAHVAALAALGQPICTTPDLLCPAPHDGDMLDQAGLDEEQWQLMRCLSEGLSNKEIARLHQTSEGAVKARIRVLLSRLGVTNRTQAAVIGARAGLRMERGTPRPRLVFQQPSVPPAALYALAS; from the coding sequence ATGCAAGATGCGCTGCGCGCGGTGCTGCTGTGCACCAACAACATTTGGCGCGAAGCCATTGTCGCCGCCCTGCGCATCCAGAACATCGAGGTCCTGCCCGCGCGCGCCGCGCCCGGCGGCCATGGCTTCGCCGCGACCAATGATGATGGCCCCGCCGGCGCCGATCGCATCCCCGACGTGGCGCTGATCGCGGCGGATCATGATCCCGCGGACCTCGCGCAAGGCATGGCCGCGCTGCCGATCGCCAATTGGGTGGTGATCGGCGGCCAAGCGCAGCAGCCGCTGGTGGCGCAGCTTCAGGCGGCAGGGCGCAGCGTCTCGCTCGCCTCGCCGGCGCTCGACGGGCGGCAGCTTGCGCATGTCGCGGCGCTCGCGGCGCTCGGCCAGCCGATCTGCACCACCCCCGATCTGCTGTGCCCCGCGCCGCACGACGGCGACATGCTCGATCAGGCGGGGCTGGACGAGGAGCAGTGGCAGTTGATGCGCTGCCTGTCCGAAGGGCTGTCGAACAAGGAGATCGCGCGCCTGCACCAGACATCGGAGGGCGCGGTGAAGGCGCGAATCCGGGTGCTCCTGTCGCGGCTTGGCGTCACCAACCGGACGCAGGCGGCGGTGATCGGCGCGCGCGCCGGGCTGCGGATGGAGCGCGGCACGCCCCGCCCCCGGCTGGTGTTTCAGCAGCCATCGGTGCCACCGGCGGCGCTTTACGCCCTGGCGAGCTGA
- a CDS encoding GNAT family acetyltransferase, whose product MTIPIRAAVDADQADIIALWHACGLVVSHNDPAADFRFALAGPASAVLVAEGEGGIIGSVMVGHDGHRGWLYYLAAAPGRQGQGIGRALVAAAEAWLRVRGVPKVQLMIRPTNTAVARFYDRLGYAEEPRVIMAKRLTPPG is encoded by the coding sequence ATGACCATCCCGATCCGGGCCGCCGTCGACGCCGATCAGGCCGATATCATCGCGCTTTGGCATGCCTGCGGGCTGGTGGTGAGCCACAATGATCCCGCGGCGGACTTCCGCTTCGCGCTGGCCGGTCCCGCCTCTGCCGTGCTGGTCGCGGAGGGAGAGGGCGGCATCATCGGCAGCGTGATGGTGGGGCATGACGGGCATCGCGGCTGGCTTTACTACCTCGCCGCCGCGCCCGGGCGGCAGGGGCAGGGGATCGGCCGCGCGCTGGTGGCGGCGGCGGAAGCGTGGCTGCGGGTACGCGGCGTGCCCAAGGTGCAGCTGATGATCCGCCCCACCAACACCGCCGTCGCACGCTTCTACGACCGGCTTGGCTATGCCGAGGAACCGCGTGTGATCATGGCCAAACGCCTGACCCCGCCGGGCTGA
- a CDS encoding RES family NAD+ phosphorylase, whose protein sequence is MADLPPLSPLQGRFWRMLGIRWQRRPYDSGSHLTGGRWNAPGTPALYLSADYNTAIREMHQDLIRPGTLVAFDLAAERVADLTTWDPAVTACLWREIHMIRRETPPSWTLAQALIAAGAQGALVPSVQHRGGRNLVLWRWRKAEDGAGEGAALTLLDPEALLGGG, encoded by the coding sequence ATGGCCGACCTGCCCCCGCTCTCGCCGCTCCAGGGCCGGTTCTGGCGCATGCTGGGCATCCGCTGGCAGCGCCGCCCCTATGACAGCGGATCGCATCTGACGGGCGGTCGCTGGAATGCGCCCGGCACGCCCGCGCTATACCTGTCGGCGGACTACAATACCGCTATCCGGGAAATGCATCAGGATCTGATCCGGCCGGGCACGCTGGTCGCCTTTGACCTGGCGGCCGAGCGGGTGGCGGACCTCACGACATGGGATCCCGCGGTCACCGCCTGCCTGTGGCGCGAGATCCACATGATCCGCCGCGAGACGCCGCCGAGCTGGACACTGGCGCAGGCGCTGATCGCCGCCGGGGCGCAGGGTGCGCTGGTCCCTTCCGTCCAGCATCGCGGCGGGCGCAATCTGGTGCTGTGGCGCTGGCGCAAAGCGGAGGATGGGGCAGGGGAGGGCGCGGCGCTCACCCTGCTCGATCCCGAGGCGCTGCTGGGCGGCGGCTGA
- a CDS encoding fatty acid desaturase family protein, giving the protein MKVSDYLSSEELVALTQRSDARAWWAFAMNWGLIAAAFGMAIAWPNPLTIVLAVLILAGRQLGLGILVHDCAHHALFRDRRTNETVGQWLAGTPINLSLASYRTYHLAHHRYAGTPQDPDLGFVASYPISRTSLRRKFLRDITGRTGVRDLRRSFARFRLATHWPWLLFHVALFAALALAGGWWAYGLWWVAELFVYPVIVRLRQIGEHGVVPDRGSPDPRLNTSTTIARWWERLFIAPNHVNYHVEHHLAAGIPPYRLPRMHRLLSERGFYDGHDALSRGYVDVLRRATRQPA; this is encoded by the coding sequence GTGAAGGTATCCGATTATCTGTCATCCGAGGAGCTGGTGGCGCTGACGCAGCGGTCGGATGCGCGCGCCTGGTGGGCCTTTGCGATGAACTGGGGGCTGATCGCCGCCGCCTTTGGCATGGCGATCGCCTGGCCCAATCCGCTGACGATCGTGCTGGCGGTGCTGATCCTGGCGGGGCGGCAGCTTGGCCTGGGCATCCTGGTGCATGATTGCGCGCATCACGCCCTGTTCCGCGATCGCCGCACCAACGAGACGGTTGGCCAGTGGCTCGCCGGGACGCCGATCAACCTCTCGCTCGCCTCCTATCGCACCTATCACCTGGCGCATCACCGCTATGCCGGCACGCCGCAGGATCCTGACCTCGGCTTTGTCGCCAGCTATCCCATCTCGCGCACGTCGCTGCGGCGCAAGTTCCTGCGCGACATCACCGGGCGCACCGGGGTGCGTGATCTGCGCCGCTCGTTTGCGCGCTTCCGCCTCGCGACGCACTGGCCGTGGCTGCTGTTCCACGTCGCGCTGTTCGCCGCTTTGGCGCTGGCGGGCGGTTGGTGGGCCTATGGACTGTGGTGGGTGGCGGAGCTGTTCGTCTATCCCGTGATCGTCCGCCTGCGGCAGATCGGCGAACATGGCGTGGTGCCCGATCGCGGCTCGCCCGATCCGCGGCTCAACACCTCCACCACCATCGCGCGCTGGTGGGAACGGCTGTTCATCGCGCCCAACCACGTCAATTACCATGTCGAGCATCACCTCGCGGCCGGCATCCCGCCCTATCGCCTGCCCCGCATGCACCGCCTGTTGAGCGAACGCGGCTTCTATGACGGGCATGACGCCTTGTCGCGCGGCTATGTCGACGTCCTGCGCCGCGCCACGCGCCAGCCGGCATAA
- a CDS encoding ParB/RepB/Spo0J family partition protein, producing the protein MARKQSDYLAGLLADDEPLATPPPPAPTTTPQPDRPQADGPPAPLPAPLPATRERLRGTTLLGRESALARVASGEVRQVTQLLLDPARVRIWPGNARSYAHLSEESCRELIDSIVAEGGQKVPAVVRRVDGDPAHDYEVIAGTRRHWSISWLRAHSYPDMMFVAQVAALDDEAAFRLADLENRARKDVSDLERARNYAAALKSHYGNHLTRMAERLKLSKGWLSKMLKVAALPDAVVQAFASPADVQLKPGYALAQALDDKAAAPAILAKARALTRDQKSRRDNGLAQWNAAEVVRQLLEAPRAAAGPAAEPWTWTTNHGRPALTIQSANRRGVTIRLHAGSGASHDDLAAALRQALDHLEIEGRGLQR; encoded by the coding sequence ATGGCGCGTAAACAATCCGACTACCTCGCCGGGCTGCTCGCCGATGACGAGCCGCTCGCCACGCCGCCCCCGCCTGCCCCCACCACCACGCCGCAGCCGGACCGGCCGCAGGCGGATGGACCCCCCGCCCCGCTACCCGCACCCCTGCCAGCCACGCGCGAGCGGCTGCGCGGCACGACGCTGCTCGGCCGGGAATCGGCGCTGGCGCGGGTCGCCTCGGGCGAGGTCCGCCAGGTCACGCAATTGCTGCTTGATCCCGCCCGCGTGCGCATCTGGCCGGGAAATGCCCGGTCTTATGCGCATCTTAGCGAGGAAAGCTGCCGCGAGCTGATCGATTCGATCGTGGCCGAGGGCGGGCAGAAAGTGCCGGCGGTCGTGCGCCGTGTCGATGGCGATCCGGCGCATGATTATGAGGTGATCGCCGGTACGCGGCGGCACTGGTCGATCTCCTGGCTGCGCGCGCACAGCTATCCCGACATGATGTTCGTGGCGCAGGTCGCCGCGCTCGACGACGAAGCCGCCTTTCGCCTCGCCGATCTGGAGAACCGCGCGCGCAAGGACGTGTCCGACCTGGAACGCGCGCGCAATTACGCCGCCGCGCTCAAGAGCCATTACGGCAATCACCTGACGCGCATGGCGGAGCGGCTGAAGCTCTCCAAGGGTTGGCTGTCCAAGATGCTGAAGGTCGCGGCCCTGCCCGATGCGGTGGTGCAGGCCTTTGCCTCACCCGCCGACGTGCAGTTGAAGCCCGGCTATGCGCTGGCCCAGGCGCTGGATGACAAGGCCGCCGCCCCGGCGATCCTGGCCAAGGCGCGCGCGCTCACCCGTGACCAGAAAAGCCGCAGGGACAATGGCTTGGCCCAGTGGAATGCCGCCGAGGTGGTGCGCCAGCTTCTCGAGGCACCGCGCGCCGCGGCCGGCCCGGCGGCAGAGCCATGGACCTGGACGACCAACCACGGCCGCCCTGCCCTCACCATCCAATCGGCCAATCGCCGGGGCGTCACGATCCGCCTTCACGCCGGATCGGGCGCCAGCCATGACGATCTCGCCGCGGCGCTGCGCCAGGCGCTCGATCATCTGGAGATCGAGGGGCGGGGCCTGCAACGGTGA